A stretch of DNA from Spirosoma endbachense:
CACCCAATAGGCTCATTGCTGATGCCTTGAGAAGGTTAGGTGTAGTTTTTTCTGAGATTGATACAGCACGACGACGAGGGCTTACTTCCTTCGAAGAATTAAAGCGGCTAGCTATTCAGGAGGATCGGCCGCTTCTTGTTGTACTTAAATCTTTAGAGAACAATGTCGGCCACTTAATTCTTGTCAGTAAGACCCTAAGCGGAATTAAAATCATTGATCGCTATGGACTTTTCAATAGTTTAGATGAGCTGTCTAAATTCTATAGACAAGGCACCTTCGTCGTCAATACATCACAGCCCCTGTTTTCTATTGTCAATGCAGTTGTTGATGAAAAACTCATTTACTTAGCCAATCAGGCAGGCTTACTTGCTGTACTGGTTCGGCAATCGCTGGCCGTGTTCGACATCAACTTCGCCAAGTTTTCGTCCTCAGAAGCACTTGATGCAGATTTTGAGAAATTTCTTGACGCGAAAGGCAAAAAGCCCCCTGCTGTATTAGGGGATATAGTTATAACGGGTGGCTATCGAATTGAGGTAATACCAAGTGATCCAACGCGGTCATCCCTGTCTGCCATTGCAAGAGCACAATACGGTGCTGTGGATTTATGGCCACTGATTTTTGATTTAAACAAAGAGGTCATTGGAAAGAATCCGAATCGATTGGTTGCAGGAACCAAACTCCTGTTATTACCAATCGAACGATACTCTACTACTGAGCTTAATGATGCCCGTAAGCGATCTCCCACATGGCGTAATTATCCGAGTTAGTAACAGTGATTTACCCACCTAAAATTCACTACCGTGGGTATCTGACGAAACCAGAGTCCCAGTCGCGTTTAATTACCCACTAGTTGATTCCAGGTGTAGGATGTGTAGAAAATGTAGTTTTTAAAAACATCTTTTATTTTTTTTTAGCTCCACGAGTTTCAGGTGCAGATCAATGAGTTTATTGAAAAGCGGGTGCAGGAAATGGAGGGGTGAATTGGGTACCTATAATATATTGATTGAGGATAGGTTTTGTGCGATTGATTAAAAGCTTTGTACTGATTGATCTGGTAGATATTCTTTAGAAGGTGAATTCTGCCAACAAAAACCGACTAAGACTCAGAAAGCTATCTTGTTAAGCCACGTATTCTACATAAACGAAACCCTTTGCCAGGTTTTATAATTTGGGGGACATGGCTGCTATAGCACTATCATAGTTGATTTTTGTCAAAAGCTCATTTAATAAACTGGTTTTTTGTTCTTTCGATAATTTTTCGCCGAAGGTAATTTGCAGTTTAGCGAATCCATTTATTAGTATGCCGCAAATCGGATAATAATCACTGTTAGCTTCTCTGTCATCTATTGAAATAATTAATACTTCATTTTGAGGACTCAATACACGTGTTTCAATGTTGGGTTTGGACGCTTGAGCTATATATTCCCTTAACTCCCAAGCGGAAAAGGGCTGCCTATGGGAAAATTTATAAAATACAGTCATCTTGTTGCCATACTTAAATCTACCAAGTTCATAAAATGACTGTTGCCCACCTGTATCAAATTTTAAAGCTTCCGATCCAATTGTGGCAGGTAAAAACTTTTCTGCTTCTGGATAAGGAATATAGCGATCTCCAGGAGAAGCTTGGGTAAACTCCTCAACATGATCCCAATATTTTTGTGTTGATAGGACAATCGCTTGAGTATTGTTCAAAAGAGCCTCTTCTCGGCGTTTTACGTTCTTTTTCTCTTCGCTTGATAACTTAGTCAAAACGGGATTGACCTCACCTGATGAACCCTTTTCGCTAGTGCATGAAAAGAACAATCCAAAAAGCAGAATAAAAAATACTGACAATGTGCAACGTGTGTTTATTCGTAAGTTGGTAGAGTTACTCATCCGATATAATGATAAGGGGTTATATGGGCCAACTATATGATAGTAACAGTGGCCAATGGGGTATATATTTTAAGCCTGTGAAAGCCTTCCTGATACTTAAGCAAAGTGTTTTACCTAGCCTCATCGTCCAAAAATGGATATTCAAGGCTATATAGATTTGGGAGTGATGTTACTTGCTTGAGATTATCGCCATTTGAAGAGCAAGTAAACAGATTGTTATTTGCCTGAAATAATATCATCTCAGCGTCCGCGAACCGAAGGACTTTATCTTTATCAACGTCGATTAAATAAGGTGTTATACGCTTAGCCTTCTTGGTATTCAAATCAATAATATATGTTCCCTGATTGGCCGTAGTTATCATTTCTCCGTTCACTATAGACCCTTCATCGGCTTTAAAGATTAGATGAGAATTATCTGTCCAGAAGGCTTCTGGTGCATAATTGGCTCCTCTCCACATATTCTTTTTCAGATTCATCGGAAGAAAAGATTCTTTATACGTTTCAGAATCGTGTATGTATAAACCACTCGTAGGGCCTTCGCCACCAGCCTGGAACAAATATTTTCCATTAGGCGAAAGGCGGGCTTTAGCTGAAGTCCAAATGGTACTCAGATAAGTAGGATGTTTGTACGCCGTTACTTTCCAGTTAACAGCATTGCTTTTAATCGGCGAAAGATCAATTATTTGGTACCCATTCGATGCCTGACGAATAAGTTTAGTCTGTTCAGCATTTAGCCAATGTTCTGCCCCTCCTGGAAAGCCAAAAACAGGTTTTCGGGTTTCTAAACTCCAAACTTTATCGTCTTTCCCAAATGGCCCCCCGGATGCATACACAAAACGAGTGG
This window harbors:
- a CDS encoding LysM peptidoglycan-binding domain-containing protein, which gives rise to MAEGMMIGSECADWWAKRNKAYHAELEQYILENPGNFAVYIATAKASGADYLNTMYVDLARIGEGAADGSLKGAVQDFLRVLNFVPQGKVLKESATYFRAIVQQFTNLTIWRWLRGGLCAPIAIGQALQRAGYRIAISVSEIAKAIGIPLETIATSGTPNRLIADALRRLGVVFSEIDTARRRGLTSFEELKRLAIQEDRPLLVVLKSLENNVGHLILVSKTLSGIKIIDRYGLFNSLDELSKFYRQGTFVVNTSQPLFSIVNAVVDEKLIYLANQAGLLAVLVRQSLAVFDINFAKFSSSEALDADFEKFLDAKGKKPPAVLGDIVITGGYRIEVIPSDPTRSSLSAIARAQYGAVDLWPLIFDLNKEVIGKNPNRLVAGTKLLLLPIERYSTTELNDARKRSPTWRNYPS